From the Microbacterium sp. W4I4 genome, one window contains:
- a CDS encoding FAD-binding oxidoreductase, with product MSVLETLRSELGDIVDTSAVTLEAARADRSGHRSAARPLAVVHARTVDDVQRTMRIASATRTAVVVRGAGTGLAGAANAGHGQIVLSTARMDRLVEVRPDDLLAVVEPGILNATLNAQLAEHGVWWAPDPASRDISTVGGNIATGAGGLLCAKYGVVRDAVLGVDLVLADGRLLHLGHRTVKGVTGLDLTALVIGSEGRLGVVVGATLKLRRLVEGDVCAITASFDSVTAAAAASATVTAVGVQPAIMELMDARSLAAVHDLLDLPAPRAGTAQLTVQTDGPSAREEAARVVEVLRSGGGRVVMTDDRAEGERLLGIRRAVHPALKALGTTLIEDVAVPRSAMPAMFDEISRIEEAYGLVIPTVAHAGDGNLHPTFIFEEDEVPERIWSAASELFRAAIRLGGTLSGEHGIGMLKSRWLAEELGEDQWQLQRQIVRVFDPLEILNPGKVFADD from the coding sequence ATGAGCGTGCTCGAGACGCTGCGGAGCGAGCTCGGCGACATCGTCGACACCTCGGCGGTGACTCTCGAGGCCGCCCGAGCGGACCGCAGCGGCCACCGCTCCGCCGCGCGCCCTCTCGCGGTCGTGCACGCCCGCACCGTCGACGACGTGCAGCGCACCATGCGGATCGCTTCGGCGACGCGCACGGCCGTGGTGGTCCGCGGTGCAGGCACCGGCCTGGCGGGCGCCGCGAACGCCGGTCACGGACAGATCGTGCTCTCGACCGCGCGCATGGATCGCCTCGTCGAGGTGCGTCCGGACGACCTGCTCGCCGTCGTCGAGCCGGGCATCCTGAACGCGACGCTCAACGCACAGCTCGCCGAGCACGGCGTCTGGTGGGCACCCGACCCCGCCAGCCGCGACATCTCCACCGTCGGCGGCAACATCGCCACCGGCGCCGGCGGACTGCTCTGCGCGAAGTACGGCGTCGTGCGCGACGCGGTGCTGGGTGTGGATCTCGTACTCGCCGACGGACGGCTGCTGCACCTCGGCCACCGCACAGTCAAGGGCGTCACCGGCCTCGACCTCACCGCGCTCGTGATCGGGTCCGAGGGGCGCCTGGGCGTGGTCGTCGGCGCGACCCTCAAGCTGCGTCGACTGGTCGAGGGCGACGTCTGCGCGATCACCGCGTCGTTCGACTCCGTGACGGCTGCCGCGGCGGCATCGGCCACCGTCACCGCGGTCGGCGTGCAGCCCGCGATCATGGAGCTGATGGATGCCCGTTCCCTGGCAGCCGTGCACGACCTGCTCGACCTGCCCGCGCCGCGTGCCGGCACCGCGCAGCTGACGGTCCAGACCGACGGCCCCTCGGCACGCGAGGAGGCGGCGCGCGTCGTCGAGGTGCTCCGCTCGGGCGGGGGCCGGGTGGTCATGACCGACGACCGCGCTGAGGGCGAGCGTCTGCTCGGCATCCGTCGTGCCGTGCATCCCGCGCTGAAGGCGCTGGGCACGACGCTCATCGAGGATGTCGCCGTGCCGCGCAGCGCGATGCCGGCGATGTTCGACGAGATCAGCCGCATCGAGGAGGCCTACGGGCTCGTCATCCCCACCGTCGCCCACGCCGGCGACGGCAACCTGCACCCGACCTTCATCTTCGAGGAGGACGAGGTCCCCGAGCGGATCTGGTCGGCCGCAAGCGAGCTGTTCCGTGCCGCGATCCGGCTCGGTGGCACGCTGTCCGGTGAGCACGGCATCGGCATGCTGAAGAGCAGGTGGCTCGCCGAGGAGCTCGGCGAGGACCAATGGCAGCTGCAGCGCCAGATCGTGCGCGTGTTCGATCCGCTGGAGATCCTCAACCCCGGAAAGGTGTTCGCAGATGACTGA
- a CDS encoding ROK family transcriptional regulator, translated as MDSSQEARHSTATPSGFGAGRRLRSQSKVLPEHARSHNRSLVLQTLYHRGAMSRADLARETGLTRVTISDLVAESIMDGIIHEIGVRAATGPGKPPIVIDFDRGGHQIIGIDLSGTTSFEGAVMDLGGRILERRSLPVPQQHDAEQTYALARDLARDLIAAATRPVLGVGVGTPGVVGPDGTVVSAPNLAWTDMPLGARLNTDLELPVVVRNDANAAVLAEYTFGEALSDVMLIRIGRGVGAGVIAGAQPLVGARFAAGEIGHVVVGTDVGPLCVCGRRGCLEAWVNVPRLIEGIEAEPALREAVLSDAGTRLGIAIAPIVAALDLSEIVLSGPRELLAGEFAAAATSALHERTLDGVFADVRIRLSDQDGIVMRGAAVMVLSSQLGVS; from the coding sequence ATGGATTCCTCACAGGAGGCGCGGCACTCCACCGCGACGCCATCCGGCTTCGGTGCCGGACGCCGCCTGCGATCCCAGTCCAAGGTGCTGCCCGAGCATGCGCGATCGCACAACCGCTCACTGGTGCTGCAGACCCTCTACCACCGCGGTGCGATGAGCCGCGCCGACCTCGCGCGTGAGACCGGACTGACGCGGGTGACGATCTCGGACCTCGTGGCGGAGTCGATCATGGACGGGATCATCCATGAGATCGGCGTCCGCGCGGCCACCGGCCCCGGCAAGCCCCCGATCGTCATCGACTTCGATCGAGGCGGACATCAGATCATCGGGATCGACCTCTCCGGGACGACGAGCTTCGAGGGCGCCGTGATGGACCTCGGCGGTCGCATCCTCGAGCGCCGTTCGCTTCCGGTGCCGCAGCAGCACGACGCCGAGCAGACCTATGCCCTGGCGAGAGATCTCGCGCGCGACCTGATCGCGGCAGCGACCCGCCCCGTTCTGGGCGTGGGCGTCGGAACCCCCGGAGTCGTCGGTCCGGACGGCACTGTCGTCAGCGCGCCGAATCTCGCCTGGACGGACATGCCGCTCGGAGCCCGGCTGAACACCGATCTGGAGCTTCCGGTGGTCGTGCGCAACGACGCGAACGCCGCGGTCCTCGCGGAGTACACCTTCGGCGAGGCGCTGTCCGATGTCATGCTCATCCGGATCGGCCGCGGAGTCGGTGCCGGCGTGATCGCAGGGGCGCAGCCCCTGGTGGGAGCCCGGTTCGCGGCGGGGGAGATCGGGCACGTGGTGGTCGGCACCGATGTCGGCCCGCTCTGTGTCTGCGGCCGCCGCGGATGCCTGGAGGCCTGGGTCAACGTGCCGCGTCTCATCGAGGGAATCGAAGCCGAACCCGCTCTCAGAGAGGCGGTGCTGTCAGACGCGGGTACACGCCTCGGCATTGCGATCGCCCCGATCGTCGCCGCGCTCGACCTCTCCGAGATCGTGCTGTCCGGACCGCGGGAACTGCTGGCCGGGGAGTTCGCCGCGGCTGCGACCAGTGCGCTGCACGAGCGGACACTGGATGGTGTGTTCGCGGACGTGCGGATCCGGCTGAGCGATCAGGACGGCATCGTGATGCGCGGCGCCGCCGTTATGGTCCTGTCGAGTCAGCTGGGTGTGTCGTGA
- a CDS encoding N-acetylglucosamine-6-phosphate deacetylase, producing the protein MTPTTDFHGSRVVHSARIVDGDGSITDDGWVRFEDGRVVARGTGDDWGTADDVVDASAVAGPDAVLTPGFIDIHGHGGAGAAYDDGSDAIRTGRAMHRSHGTTRAVISLVTATVDQLAAQVETIADLAQTDAEILGSHLEGPFLDPGHHGAHEPSLLRHPDPADISRLLEAGRGTVRQVTLAPELPGGIDAVRQIVASGTAVAVGHTDADAAIARAAFEAGASILTHAFNAMNGIHHRAPGPVLIAAADHRVVLEGIADNIHLDPMVIKLLFDAAPGRVALITDSMAAAGSADGHYDLGAVKVTVKDGIARADDTGSIAGSTLTQDVALRRAVEAGVALGEAVRALTSTPAGAIGFGGELGMLRPGRIADAVLLDGDFAVRAVWIGAAPSRR; encoded by the coding sequence ATGACCCCCACCACCGACTTCCACGGATCGCGGGTCGTCCACTCGGCCCGCATCGTCGACGGAGACGGTTCGATCACCGACGACGGCTGGGTGCGCTTCGAGGACGGACGGGTCGTCGCGCGCGGCACCGGCGATGACTGGGGCACCGCCGACGACGTCGTGGATGCGTCCGCGGTGGCCGGACCGGATGCCGTGCTCACCCCCGGGTTCATCGACATCCATGGCCACGGCGGGGCCGGTGCCGCGTACGACGACGGCAGCGACGCGATCCGCACCGGGCGGGCCATGCACCGCTCGCACGGCACCACCCGCGCCGTGATCTCGCTGGTCACCGCGACGGTGGATCAGCTGGCCGCGCAGGTCGAGACGATCGCCGACCTGGCGCAGACGGACGCCGAGATCCTCGGCAGCCATCTGGAGGGGCCGTTCCTCGACCCCGGACACCACGGCGCGCACGAGCCCTCACTGCTGCGTCATCCCGACCCCGCCGACATCTCACGCCTCCTGGAGGCCGGTCGCGGCACGGTCCGGCAGGTCACGCTGGCTCCCGAGCTGCCCGGCGGAATCGACGCGGTCCGGCAGATCGTGGCATCAGGCACGGCGGTCGCCGTCGGACACACCGACGCGGATGCCGCGATCGCGCGCGCCGCGTTCGAGGCGGGCGCATCGATCCTCACCCACGCGTTCAACGCGATGAACGGCATCCACCACCGGGCGCCCGGGCCCGTGCTGATCGCCGCCGCCGATCACCGGGTGGTGCTCGAGGGCATCGCCGACAACATCCACCTCGACCCCATGGTGATCAAGCTGCTGTTCGACGCGGCTCCAGGTCGGGTGGCACTGATCACCGATTCGATGGCCGCGGCGGGCAGCGCCGACGGCCACTACGACCTGGGTGCCGTGAAGGTGACGGTCAAGGACGGCATCGCCCGAGCCGACGACACCGGCTCGATCGCCGGTTCCACACTCACGCAGGACGTCGCGCTGCGCCGCGCCGTCGAGGCGGGCGTCGCTCTCGGCGAGGCCGTGCGTGCATTGACGTCAACGCCGGCGGGTGCGATCGGGTTCGGCGGCGAGCTCGGGATGCTGCGGCCCGGCCGCATCGCCGATGCCGTCCTGCTGGACGGCGACTTCGCCGTGCGCGCGGTGTGGATCGGCGCGGCACCGTCTCGCCGATGA
- a CDS encoding L,D-transpeptidase family protein has protein sequence MTDLISGPDTGAVAADALPPSDGTQPVEWAPAEPASKKRRLGLWIGLGAGALVLAAAGASLILVAPGTTVAGVQIGGMTPGMAADAISSRIADTKIALAGADTTVTGADLGARVDATALAEKAFADRPMWNLGSWMGDPIGAEVTLDPDTADRTLRAAVPDSYVEPVDAVVAFDAASGTYAVTAGKPGTGISVADLTGAFDDATVEGRSTFSFPAAATEVAPSVTDEKAAATAEQLNTMLTTIGFYVGDERTVPVDPAVAATWLSIDDVDGELKIAADTSAIQSVVSTLPEKVDRAVVNAQTIVDSKGEVLKTIVAGADGRVLGDTTGIASAFATDLAAGNASFQLPVSSTPFETTSLFRRLEVDLSEQRTYAYENEKLVESWAISSGKSGFDTAKGRFRIYAQLRTQNMGREDTTVAPFYYTPNVPYISYFNGDEAFHGTYWHSNFGHPMSHGCVNMTINSAKFVWQWATKGTEVWVHS, from the coding sequence GTGACCGATCTGATCTCAGGACCTGACACGGGTGCGGTTGCTGCCGACGCGCTGCCGCCGAGTGACGGCACGCAGCCCGTCGAATGGGCCCCGGCTGAGCCGGCTTCGAAGAAGCGTCGCCTCGGGCTCTGGATCGGACTGGGCGCGGGTGCCCTCGTGCTCGCCGCCGCAGGCGCGTCGTTGATTCTGGTCGCTCCGGGCACGACTGTCGCGGGCGTGCAGATCGGCGGCATGACCCCCGGCATGGCCGCGGATGCCATCAGCAGCCGCATCGCCGACACGAAGATCGCGCTGGCAGGGGCCGACACCACGGTCACCGGCGCCGACCTCGGCGCGCGCGTGGACGCGACGGCACTGGCAGAGAAGGCCTTCGCCGACCGTCCGATGTGGAATCTCGGCAGCTGGATGGGCGACCCGATCGGCGCCGAGGTCACGCTCGACCCCGACACCGCCGACCGCACGCTGCGCGCTGCTGTTCCGGACAGCTACGTCGAGCCGGTCGATGCCGTCGTGGCGTTCGATGCGGCATCCGGCACCTACGCGGTGACGGCGGGCAAGCCAGGCACGGGGATCTCCGTCGCCGACCTGACCGGCGCGTTCGACGACGCCACCGTCGAGGGGCGCTCGACGTTCTCCTTCCCCGCCGCCGCCACCGAGGTCGCGCCGAGCGTGACCGATGAGAAGGCCGCGGCGACCGCCGAGCAGCTCAACACCATGCTGACCACGATCGGGTTCTACGTCGGCGACGAGCGCACGGTTCCCGTCGATCCTGCGGTCGCGGCCACCTGGCTGAGCATCGACGACGTCGACGGAGAGTTGAAGATCGCCGCCGATACGTCGGCCATCCAGAGCGTCGTCAGCACGCTTCCGGAGAAGGTGGATCGCGCGGTCGTCAACGCGCAGACCATCGTCGATTCCAAGGGCGAGGTCCTGAAGACCATCGTCGCGGGCGCGGACGGCCGAGTCCTCGGCGACACCACCGGCATCGCCTCGGCGTTCGCCACCGACCTCGCCGCAGGCAACGCGTCCTTCCAGCTCCCCGTGTCCTCGACGCCGTTCGAGACCACCTCGCTGTTCCGGCGCCTCGAGGTCGACCTCAGCGAGCAGCGCACCTACGCATACGAGAACGAGAAGCTGGTGGAGTCGTGGGCGATCTCGTCCGGCAAGTCCGGCTTCGACACGGCCAAGGGCCGCTTCCGCATCTACGCTCAGCTGCGCACGCAGAACATGGGTCGTGAGGACACCACCGTCGCGCCGTTCTACTACACGCCGAACGTGCCGTACATCTCGTACTTCAACGGCGACGAGGCATTCCACGGAACGTACTGGCACAGCAACTTCGGGCACCCGATGAGCCACGGCTGCGTGAACATGACGATCAACTCGGCGAAGTTCGTGTGGCAGTGGGCCACCAAGGGCACCGAGGTCTGGGTCCACAGCTGA
- a CDS encoding sigma-70 family RNA polymerase sigma factor has protein sequence MEDQSTDAAPAADADLVLRTRSGDADAFGELWRRHYRSGMTVARGVTSSIDPDDLVQESYARIYQAILKGGGPNGSFRAYLFTSIRNTAAAWGRARRETAIDELETVADPASTEASVDEELDRGLTARAFRSLPSRWQEVLWYSEIEQMKPAAIGGLLGMSAGAVSQLTFRAREGLRETWIQAHLRSVGEGSECRWTIEHLGAHSRGNLAMRAQQRVDHHLAECARCMIVAAEAKDVSSRLALVLLPLVLGVSGAAAYLATLQGCGVPIVALAAMPSSVTEGAVVVTSGSGAAISGSGAAGSDAAGSGAAGSGASGSTGMFSGIGALVGAGSAALIVAGVVAAAAVVPAMLTGSPATSQPSAADSEPSSIASEVMPDSTMSTEDPLVIQVDETDPRTPDAEPPVDAPAPAPAPPDSIEVEPTPPAPPTEQPADVGEPETDPGTDPGTDPGTDPGTDTGTDPGTEPGTDPGTDPGTDPGSDPGTDPGTDPGTEPGTEPGTDPGTAPAELTWGTTATKLDEQLHLHYLIPVTGTPGSTVQVWMEENSARGAEIMLDENGTGVADLRPNLMQLATNVPVGFRYVIDGTPDPWITTTLWSLHKPSAQ, from the coding sequence GTGGAAGACCAGAGCACTGACGCGGCACCGGCGGCTGACGCCGATCTCGTGCTGCGCACCCGTTCGGGTGATGCCGACGCGTTCGGCGAACTCTGGCGACGCCACTACCGCTCCGGCATGACGGTGGCGCGCGGGGTCACTTCCTCGATCGACCCGGACGACCTCGTGCAGGAGTCGTACGCCCGCATCTACCAGGCCATCCTCAAGGGCGGTGGTCCCAACGGATCGTTCCGCGCCTACCTGTTCACCAGTATCCGGAACACCGCCGCGGCGTGGGGCCGCGCGCGACGCGAAACAGCCATCGATGAGCTGGAGACCGTCGCCGACCCTGCCAGCACCGAGGCTTCCGTCGACGAGGAGCTCGACCGCGGGCTCACCGCGCGGGCATTCCGCTCCCTTCCCTCCCGCTGGCAGGAGGTGCTCTGGTACTCGGAGATCGAGCAGATGAAGCCCGCGGCCATCGGCGGGCTGCTCGGCATGAGCGCCGGCGCCGTGTCGCAGCTCACCTTCCGCGCCCGAGAGGGCCTGCGCGAGACATGGATCCAGGCGCATCTGCGCAGCGTGGGCGAAGGCTCCGAATGCCGATGGACCATCGAGCACCTCGGCGCGCACTCACGAGGCAACCTCGCGATGCGCGCCCAGCAGCGGGTGGATCACCATCTCGCTGAATGCGCCCGCTGCATGATCGTCGCTGCCGAGGCCAAGGACGTCTCCAGCCGCCTGGCGCTTGTTCTGCTGCCGCTGGTGCTCGGCGTCTCCGGCGCCGCCGCCTACCTGGCGACGCTGCAGGGCTGCGGAGTGCCGATCGTCGCGCTGGCGGCGATGCCGTCGAGCGTGACCGAAGGCGCCGTCGTCGTGACCTCGGGATCGGGGGCCGCGATCTCCGGCTCCGGTGCGGCAGGCTCCGATGCGGCCGGTTCCGGTGCGGCCGGTTCCGGTGCGTCAGGCAGCACGGGGATGTTCTCCGGCATCGGCGCCCTCGTCGGCGCGGGCTCCGCGGCATTGATCGTCGCGGGTGTCGTGGCGGCTGCCGCCGTCGTACCGGCGATGCTGACCGGCTCCCCCGCGACATCGCAGCCCAGCGCCGCGGACTCCGAGCCGTCGTCGATCGCCTCGGAGGTCATGCCGGACTCCACGATGAGTACCGAGGATCCCCTGGTCATCCAGGTCGACGAAACCGACCCGCGGACTCCGGATGCCGAACCGCCGGTCGATGCCCCTGCCCCTGCCCCTGCCCCGCCGGACAGCATCGAGGTCGAGCCGACGCCGCCCGCACCGCCGACAGAGCAGCCTGCCGACGTGGGCGAACCCGAGACAGACCCGGGCACGGACCCCGGCACAGACCCGGGAACAGATCCGGGCACGGATACGGGAACAGACCCCGGCACAGAGCCGGGCACGGACCCCGGCACAGACCCGGGGACAGACCCCGGATCAGACCCCGGAACAGACCCGGGGACAGACCCCGGAACAGAACCGGGCACAGAACCCGGAACAGACCCCGGCACGGCTCCTGCTGAACTCACCTGGGGCACCACGGCGACGAAGCTCGACGAACAGCTCCATCTGCACTACCTGATCCCTGTGACCGGCACCCCGGGCTCTACGGTGCAGGTCTGGATGGAGGAGAACTCCGCTCGCGGGGCCGAGATCATGCTCGATGAGAACGGAACCGGCGTCGCCGATCTGCGCCCCAACCTGATGCAGCTCGCGACGAACGTCCCCGTGGGCTTCCGGTACGTCATCGATGGAACGCCGGATCCGTGGATCACGACCACGCTCTGGTCACTGCACAAGCCCAGCGCGCAGTGA
- a CDS encoding YrdB family protein translates to MPQDSLAEPGVNRPAVTPLDLIRVVVLLVALATLALWGFGSWTMPWNIVIGIGAPVITLLVWALFLSPRPVLHLHPFLRALVELLIYAGVTLAWWSMGQAGIGIGFAVVAVAAGVIAGRRSLA, encoded by the coding sequence ATGCCCCAGGACTCCCTCGCCGAACCGGGCGTGAACCGCCCCGCCGTGACCCCGCTCGATCTCATCCGAGTGGTGGTGCTGCTCGTGGCACTCGCGACGCTGGCCCTGTGGGGGTTCGGCAGCTGGACCATGCCGTGGAACATCGTCATCGGCATCGGCGCGCCGGTGATCACCCTGCTGGTCTGGGCGCTCTTCCTCTCCCCGCGGCCGGTGCTGCACCTGCACCCGTTCCTGCGCGCACTCGTCGAGCTGCTGATCTACGCCGGTGTCACACTCGCCTGGTGGTCGATGGGGCAGGCAGGGATCGGCATCGGATTCGCCGTGGTGGCCGTGGCCGCCGGCGTCATCGCCGGCCGACGCTCTCTGGCATGA
- a CDS encoding family 20 glycosylhydrolase codes for MVLPLPLPVIPAPVSSIVEEGMLPLTAALGVHGDPAATTLLIDAIARRTGIRPAQDETGISLRVDPAIAAAEGYTLTIADDVEVTGADAAGLFYGIQTLLQLLRQDEHGSWGWSRARIEDAPRFDYRGVMLDVTRHFFTVDEVKTVIDRCAALKFNHLHLHLSDDQGWRLHVDSWPLLSELSSTASATGDGTTAGGGCYSRDDYRAIVAHAASRHVTIVPEIDMPGHTHAIGLAYPELAEDPVMNEHLLDDAERLGQELPKAGVPYTGWGVGHSSLRIRNERTYDFIRDVLTELAEMTPGPYLHIGGDESLGTSPEDFAYFIARVTGIVTELGKTPVAWHEAGAADVAPGTVGQYWGLLEPSPEHAAHAARFVERGGRVILSPADAAYLDIKPTADFPLGLAWAGIVDVHRAYDWEPAAILDLPTEAIAGIEAPLWTETVSCLTDAEQLMYPRIAAIAELAWSTPATPDAEGRDSGSFGERLGRMAPLWRADGIRFHPTTEIVWSER; via the coding sequence ATGGTCCTTCCTCTTCCGCTGCCGGTCATCCCCGCGCCCGTGTCGAGCATCGTCGAGGAGGGGATGCTGCCGCTGACCGCCGCCCTCGGCGTGCACGGCGATCCCGCCGCCACGACGCTGCTGATCGACGCGATCGCCCGGCGCACCGGCATCCGCCCGGCTCAAGACGAGACCGGCATCTCACTGCGCGTCGACCCCGCTATCGCCGCCGCCGAGGGATACACCCTCACGATCGCCGATGATGTGGAGGTCACCGGCGCGGATGCTGCCGGCCTCTTCTACGGCATCCAGACGCTGCTGCAGCTGCTCCGCCAGGACGAGCACGGCAGCTGGGGATGGTCGCGCGCCCGCATCGAGGACGCGCCGCGCTTCGACTACCGCGGCGTCATGCTCGACGTGACCAGGCACTTCTTCACGGTCGACGAGGTCAAGACCGTCATCGACCGCTGCGCGGCACTGAAGTTCAACCATCTGCATCTGCATCTCAGTGACGACCAGGGCTGGCGACTCCACGTCGATTCCTGGCCGCTGCTGTCTGAGCTCTCCTCCACGGCGAGCGCGACCGGCGACGGGACGACGGCCGGCGGCGGCTGCTACAGCAGGGACGACTACCGCGCGATCGTCGCGCACGCGGCATCCCGGCACGTCACGATCGTCCCCGAGATCGACATGCCCGGCCACACCCACGCGATCGGGCTCGCATACCCCGAGCTGGCCGAGGACCCGGTGATGAACGAGCATCTGCTCGACGACGCCGAACGTCTGGGCCAGGAGCTTCCGAAGGCCGGCGTGCCCTACACCGGCTGGGGTGTGGGCCATTCCAGCCTGCGCATCCGCAACGAGCGCACCTACGACTTCATCCGCGACGTGCTCACCGAGCTCGCCGAGATGACGCCGGGCCCGTACCTGCACATCGGCGGCGACGAGTCGCTGGGCACCTCACCGGAGGACTTCGCGTACTTCATCGCCCGCGTCACGGGCATCGTCACCGAGCTCGGCAAGACGCCCGTCGCCTGGCATGAGGCGGGAGCAGCGGACGTCGCACCCGGCACGGTCGGGCAGTACTGGGGCCTGCTCGAGCCCTCGCCCGAGCACGCCGCGCACGCGGCCCGGTTCGTCGAACGCGGCGGACGCGTCATCCTCTCCCCCGCCGACGCGGCGTATCTGGACATCAAGCCAACGGCGGACTTCCCACTCGGCCTCGCCTGGGCGGGCATCGTCGACGTGCATCGCGCGTACGACTGGGAACCCGCTGCGATCCTGGATCTGCCGACCGAGGCGATCGCCGGAATCGAGGCTCCGTTGTGGACTGAGACGGTCAGCTGCCTGACGGATGCCGAGCAGCTGATGTACCCGCGCATCGCGGCGATCGCCGAGCTCGCCTGGTCGACGCCTGCGACACCCGATGCCGAGGGTCGCGACAGCGGGTCGTTCGGCGAGAGACTGGGGCGCATGGCGCCGCTGTGGCGGGCCGACGGCATCCGATTCCATCCCACCACCGAGATCGTCTGGAGCGAACGATGA
- a CDS encoding NUDIX domain-containing protein codes for MTDIHVSAAVIVDAAGRVLVVRKKGTTRFMQPGGKPEQGETPAQTLIRELDEELGLRVAEDDLAPLGTFISAAANEPGLRVVADAFALRAEREDVTVQAEIAELRWLERGDRTSVPLAPLSEEHLLAFAWG; via the coding sequence ATGACTGACATCCACGTCAGCGCGGCGGTGATCGTCGACGCCGCGGGCCGGGTGCTCGTGGTCCGCAAGAAGGGGACGACCCGCTTCATGCAGCCGGGAGGCAAGCCCGAGCAGGGCGAGACACCAGCGCAGACCTTGATCCGCGAACTCGACGAGGAACTGGGACTGAGAGTCGCCGAAGACGATCTCGCACCCCTCGGCACGTTCATCTCGGCTGCAGCCAACGAACCCGGACTGCGGGTCGTCGCCGACGCGTTCGCGCTGCGCGCGGAGCGCGAGGACGTCACCGTGCAGGCCGAGATCGCCGAGCTGCGCTGGCTGGAGCGGGGAGACCGCACCAGCGTGCCCCTCGCCCCGCTCAGCGAGGAGCATCTGCTCGCATTCGCCTGGGGCTGA
- a CDS encoding glucosamine-6-phosphate deaminase encodes MAEVVIVENRTLAGELVAEEIVRLIDTVAEPVLGLATGSTPLPVYEALRERLKGHDVSHLRGFALDEYVGIDPGHPESYRSVISREVVEPLGLDPARIRVPDGSIETIEHAGDDYDAAILAAGGVDLQILGIGTDGHIGFNEPGSSFASTTRIKTLTERTRQDNARFFESVHDVPQHCITQGLGTILRARHLVLLAFGEGKADAVAAALEGPVSAMVPASAVQLHAHVTVVLDEAAASKLKLADYYRYSYANKPAWQGL; translated from the coding sequence ATGGCTGAAGTCGTCATCGTGGAGAACAGGACCCTTGCGGGAGAGCTGGTCGCCGAGGAGATCGTGCGTCTGATCGACACGGTCGCCGAGCCCGTGCTCGGCCTGGCGACCGGATCCACCCCGCTGCCCGTCTACGAGGCGCTGCGCGAGCGACTCAAGGGGCACGACGTCTCGCACCTGCGCGGCTTCGCGCTCGACGAGTACGTCGGCATCGACCCCGGCCACCCGGAGAGCTACCGCTCGGTCATCTCGCGCGAGGTCGTGGAGCCGCTGGGACTCGACCCCGCACGCATCCGCGTTCCGGACGGCTCGATCGAGACCATCGAGCACGCGGGCGACGACTACGACGCGGCCATCCTCGCCGCAGGCGGCGTGGACCTGCAGATCCTCGGCATCGGCACCGACGGGCACATCGGCTTCAACGAGCCCGGGTCGTCCTTCGCATCCACCACGCGCATCAAGACCCTGACCGAGCGCACACGTCAGGACAACGCGCGCTTCTTCGAGTCGGTCCACGACGTGCCGCAGCACTGCATCACGCAGGGGCTGGGCACGATCCTGCGCGCCCGTCACCTGGTGCTGCTCGCCTTCGGCGAGGGCAAGGCGGATGCTGTCGCCGCGGCCCTGGAGGGTCCCGTCAGTGCGATGGTCCCCGCATCCGCCGTGCAGCTGCATGCGCACGTCACCGTGGTGCTCGACGAGGCCGCGGCGTCGAAGCTGAAGCTCGCCGACTACTACCGCTACAGCTACGCGAACAAGCCGGCCTGGCAGGGGCTCTGA